A region from the Malus domestica chromosome 07, GDT2T_hap1 genome encodes:
- the LOC103438446 gene encoding phenylacetaldehyde reductase-like, protein MASVGISGKPLTSDVVMDETWYSDPFFCEKTEQWYPLSKTLAEEAAWKFAKGNGIDLVSIHPGIVIGPLLQPTLNLSIEYFLDLMSGIKTLFINHTFVDVRDVASAHIQAFEAPSASGRYCLVAQVADSPDTLKILRELYPTLSLPELGNPSDSKFQVSREKAKGLGITFLPLETSLKDTVESLKEKGFLKF, encoded by the exons ATGGCTTCGGTAGGGATTAGTGGAAAACCTCTGACCTCTGATGTGGTTATGGATGAAACATGGTACTCGGATCCATTTTTTTGTGAGAAGACCGAG CAATGGTATCCTCTCTCAAAAACTTTAGCTGAGGAGGCCGCCTGGAAATTTGCTAAAGGAAATGGGATTGACTTGGTATCAATACATCCAGGGATTGTCATTGGTCCACTCTTACAGCCAACTCTTAATCTGTCCATCGAGTATTTTCTGGATTTAATGAGTG GTATCAAAACACTGTTTATAAACCACACATTCGTGGACGTTAGAGATGTTGCCTCTGCTCATATTCAAGCATTTGAAGCTCCTTCAGCTAGTGGCAGATATTGTTTAGTTGCCCAAGTTGCTGACAGTCCCGATACTCTAAAGATTTTACGAGAGCTTTACCCCACATTGAGCCTTCCTGAGCTTGGCAATCCTTCTGACTCGAAGTTTCAAGTGTCCAGGGAGAAAGCAAAAGGTTTGGGAATCACTTTCCTTCCTCTGGAAACAAGTCTCAAGGACACTGTTGAAAGTCTCAAGGAGAAGGGCTTCCTCAAGTTTTGA
- the LOC103438447 gene encoding phenylacetaldehyde reductase-like, with protein MSTGETKTLCVTGGSGYIASWLVKLLLEKGYTVKATVRDPNDPKKTEHLLSLDGAKDRLHLFKADLLEEGSFNAVVDGCEGVFHTASPVLFSATDPQAELIDPAVNGTLNVLKSCVKFPTVKRVVITSSMATVMMSGKPLASDVVVDETWYSDPLVCEKYKQWYMVSKTLAEKAAWEFAKGNEIDLVTIHPGFVIGPLLQPTLNLTVEPIQKLITGTKPTVSNFRFVDVRDVASAHIQAFAVPSASGRYCLVGHVADTFEVLKILRELYPTLLPEKFEIGNTSDPKYQVSSEKAKGLGVSFLPLEITLRDTVESLKEKGFL; from the exons atgagtacCGGAGAAACAAAGACTCTGTGTGTAACAGGAGGCTCAGGTTACATAGCATCATGGTTGGTGAAGCTCTTATTGGAAAAGGGTTATACTGTCAAAGCCACTGTTCGGGACCCAA ATGATCCAAAGAAAACAGAACATTTGCTCTCACTAGATGGAGCAAAAGACAGGCTGCATTTGTTCAAAGCAGATTTACTGGAAGAAGGATCTTTCAATGCTGTAGTTGATGGATGTGAAGGCGTTTTTCATACAGCATCTCCTGTACTATTCTCGGCTACTGACCCACAG GCAGAATTAATTGACCCAGCAGTGAATGGAACACTTAATGTTCTAAAATCATGTGTGAAATTTCCCACCGTGAAGAGAGTGGTTATAACTTCGTCTATGGCTACAGTAATGATGAGTGGAAAACCTCTGGCCTCTGATGTAGTTGTGGATGAAACTTGGTATTCCGATCCACTTGTTTGCGAGAAGTACAAG CAATGGTATATGGTCTCCAAGACTTTAGCAGAAAAGGCTGCCTGGGAATTTGCTAAAGGAAATGAGATTGACTTGGTTACAATACATCCGGGGTTCGTGATTGGTCCACTCTTACAGCCGACTCTTAATCTCACTGTGGAGCCGATTCAGAAACTCATCACTG GTACCAAACCAACTGTTTCAAACTTCAGATTCGTTGATGTTAGAGATGTTGCCTCTGCTCACATTCAGGCATTTGCAGTTCCTTCAGCAAGTGGAAGATATTGTTTAGTTGGACATGTTGCAGACACTTTCGAGGTTCTGAAGATTTTACGCGAACTTTACCCCACTTTGCTTCCTGAAAA ATTTGAGATTGGCAATACTTCAGACCCAAAGTATCAAGTATCctcagagaaagcaaaaggattGGGAGTTAGTTTCCTCCCGTTGGAAATCACTCTGAGGGACACTGTTGAAAGCCTGAAGGAGAAGGGCTTCTTGTAG